From Vicia villosa cultivar HV-30 ecotype Madison, WI unplaced genomic scaffold, Vvil1.0 ctg.000048F_1_1, whole genome shotgun sequence:
TAGTGCCTTGATCATAGTCCTCGATGGAATCAACTTCATCATTTTCTGAATCCACGATCTCACTATCAGGATAATCTTCGTCTACTACCTCTGCTTCACAATCCTCACAAAACCAAATAACCTCATCTGTAAAAACCACTGGGCCGTCTAAACAATACCTGAAAAAGAGAAAGTTAAGGTACACAAGGCCAAAAGGTGTCTAAGATTGTGAAACAACAATTTCAGAAAATGCAAAAGCTATGTTTAGAAAAAATATGATGGTAAAACAACATTGCTTCTGATGCAAAAATGGAAGTTCATTGTGTTATTAATACAGTTTAGTTGTTCACCTAATCAAAAGAAGAGAATGGTGGTACTCACACTATATATTGTCTGCCTCTATAACATAATTCTAAAACATAATTGTGAGTAACTAACAAGTACCTATGCAGTGCATAATATTCACATTTGTTGCAATATACCAACGTCTCTTCAAAGCCTTTATTGCCACACTTAAGACAAACAGATTCCTGCAACAAGTAGGCAAAGTTATAAAAGCAATGGTTCATAAAAGACGTataactccaaaaaaaaaaattaagaaaataagaaacacctGAGGCAACTGAATAATTTCCATTTCCATTTCTGCTTGAGAACTTTCATCTGCAGTTTCAGTTTCAGCACTGCTCTCTGAAGGATGTTGGCTCTGACAATAAGCTACGGCATCCGATACTTGAGGTTCTATTTCAGTATGTAGATCATGTTCAGTTTGGGGTTCAAAATTTGACACGGATGCATCTGGTGGTGGAGATGCATGTGGTTCTAAGACTACATCATTCGCTGCAGAATCAGAATCCACACCTTCTGTTTGGTTGTTAGTCATAGAACCAGCAGGATCTTGCAACTCTATTGAGATTGAAGGTTGCTGATCATTTGGATGAACAATATGATTTTGAATCTCATTCCGAACATTGCTTTCTGACATTTGAACCTCGTGATGTTCTTTGCCTTTGATTTTCAACTGGGGATCAATTTGAATTGGAGGTTCAAAACTTGATCCCACTGCTGAGGCATTCAATTGTACCGGGGTTGAATGTGACTGATCATTCTTTTCCATGGTAGTATTTTGAAACTTGAGAtgttctttgcctttggatttttgAGTTAGTGAACATGAGACATGTTGAGACTGTACCTTAAAACTAGATCCTTTTCCAAGGACCGGTGCTATTTTACGTGAAGCCAAATGCCCTGATGCTGATGTTAATTCAGATACTTGAGATTTGACTGAATTTGACTGACCATTGACCTCAGGTTTTGATGATTTCATGGGCCTTCTTATCCCATTATTCATCTTCATGTACTTACCTCCCGTTGCTCCTCCAATCTCGTGTTTGAAACCATGATCTTTTGCATCAGTGTTATCCTTGAGTATCCTTTTAGAACTTTCGGCTGGAACTTTCTTTTGCTTGAAACTAGCAGCTTCGTGACTCACATTCTCTACTTTCAAACCGCAATCCTTTGTACCAGAATTATCCCTGAATTTCCTTTTAGAACCTTCAGCTGGAACTTCTTTGTACCTAATACTAGGAGCTTCACAACTCACACTTTCAACCGAGTGCCCAATTTTCTTAGATTTTGAAACTTCCTTAGGTTGAACTGTTGGATTCACTCGAGAAGAATTTGGAATTTGTCTACTCTCTTGTCCATTTGAAGTTTTCTGTTTCATTGATAGCTCACGTAGTGCTAATAACATTTGATGTCTCCTTCCGTTATTATGTTCTTTGAAATTCATGCGGCCAAAGTTAACATTACAAATATTACAATATACAAAACTTGACTGTGGACTTCGTACTGAGGCTGCAGTTCGAATAGTTGGCTCCGGCATTTGATGTGGTAAGTACTTCTTATCAGCATAGATTTCCGGTGTTTGTTGTGGTAAGTTCCTCTTATCAGCATAGTAATTTGGCATTGAATGTGGTAAGCCCTTGTTATCAGCATAATCTTTCGGCTTGTGATGTGGCAAGTGCCTCTTATCAGAATAGTGTTCCAGTGTTTGACGAGGTAAGTGCCTCTTATCAGCATAGTGTTTCGACGTTTGACATGGCGGGTACCTCTTATCAGCACAGGGCTCCCGCATTTGTTGTGGTAAGTTCCTCTTATCAGCATAGTGATCTGACGTTTTATGCGGTAAGCACTTGTTAGCAGCATAGTCTTCTGGCTTTTGAAGTGGTAAGTGCCTTTTATCAGCAAAGTCTTCTATTGCTTGATGTTGCAAGCATTTTTTATCAATAAAGTCTTCTTGTGTTTGATGTGGCAAGTGTCTCTTATCAGCACGTGACAGCCTTCGATGTAGTAAGTGCCTTTTACCAGCATACCGATCTGGTGTTTTATAAGGCAAGCCCTTGTTAGCAGCATAGTCTTCCGGCATTTGATATGGTGAGTGGCTTTTATCAGAAAAATCCTCTGGTGTTTGATGAGGCAAATACTTTTTATCGGCATATTCTTCCGGCATTTTATGTTGTACGTGCCTCTTCTCAGCATGATGTTTCGGCCTTTGATTAGTTAAGTGCCTCTTACTGGAATAGCGTGTTAGTGTTCGATGTCGTAAATGCCTGTCATCATCAGCATAATATGTCGGCGTTTGATTCGATAAGTACCTATTATCAGCATAATGGTGATCCCTATCATAGTGCATAGGATCATTGAATGACTTTTTATGCCCACTATCTCTATAATTGTTTTGAAACTCTTCACTCTGTAAAAAAAAAAGCATTCAAATATGAAGAAGTGTTAGACATAAAATCAGTCATGTCTTTCACCTTATTTAAgcttttaaaataattgattgaTACTACTTTGTTAATCCCATATGGCGTCGCGTATCAACCACCTCCTAAAATGCTATAGCGGGTTAAGCAGATAGCCGTTATTGCAAATACTAAAACCCATGGTAGGAAATAAACATGAATattcaaaaatagaaaattacACAAAATTCAATAGAACATCATACTTCATaattaaaaaaacctaaattacACGGCAATAAAACTACAACAAATAAGAACCTattaaaactaaactaaactaaacatAAGAAGAACAAAACAGTTATTTGTACAACAACAatcaagccttatcccactaagcAGGGTCGAATACAATAAGTGAGGCCAACTACAAGGATCAACTTccaccataatgttctatccagaACCATGTTACTCTCCGAACCGTTAATCTctagatctttcttaataaccaTTCTTATAATTTTTCTGGGTCATTCTCTACATCTACTCTCCTTAACAAGGATttgaaataacaaaataaaaaacagaccATTACCCTTAAAAGCATTTGAAATTGACATTTATACCCTTAAAAAACACAAcagttagaaaaaaggatttgaaAATTTTCTCCCCGAAACCCTAATAAAAGTCGCAATAGCCCTTTCGGATACAATTAGAAGCCGCATAAACCGCTATTGTTGACACCGTCTTGAGGTCAAAAGCCTGTCACTGCTACTATTTCGTTAGTGCGTTACTGCAAAAATGGCCGCGACAAAGGGTATTGATATTCACCGTTTTTGTGACAAAGAACAAATTGTGGCTAATTCACACACGCGACGACGCAACACCTGTGCCGACCGTAATCACGAAAACCTTTCTGCGACCTCGACTGTGTTAATGACAACATAGGATTTATATATTTGTGGCAACATTCAAAAACAAGTACAGTTCagaaacaaaccaaaccaaaaataaataatttccaAACTTGTCCAAGTTTTGAAAAACACTCGCATTTAATTAGATTCAACTAAAAATGCTGGAGTATGATCACTTTATCACTACGATCACAACCAGTCCAAACCTAAAATTCTTACATTTCAACATTTTAAATAAGCATCTTCATTTGCATATCATGATTCATGATAGTTACGACATTATCTTTTTTAACGGTACcaagagaaaaaaaatcaaatcaatctATTTCAACTAAAgataataaaagagaaataagaATCTAAAAATTCActcagaaagaaagagaaaaaaaacagaacgtcgtaacaagaataaaaaaacTTACCATTGTGTGTCGTATTGAAGGGTTAAGAACGATGAGGAAATCGAAAATGAGGTTTATATGGGGCTATGAGCCCGCGATGGTTGAAAGTTGAAACTGTGGAGTGGTGGAGTgagaagaaagagagaaattgTATATTTACTGGTTGGAGTATTATGCAATGTGGGTtaggttatttaattatttaatgccTCGTTATTTAGATTGGCTCACAGTAAAAACAAGGATATATAAGGGTTATAAGATATGGAAACCGACAAGCAAATGAAAGAATGAAAGAATATTTGATTTCATTTATGGTAACCTTTCTTTTTTTAAagagtttaattttttttctctctcactaATTAATAGGCAATGGATTAAAGTTTTGTCATTTGTGGTaacctttatttattttgtttttatataatattttttgacGGGGCTTTTATATAAGAAATTAGAGAGGGAGAGAAAAGGGGAAGGAGACATCCTTATATTTAAAATGTTATTATTTTGTAGACATCCATGTTTGCCTTTGCTTAAccgatattttttataatttttttgacaCTGCAATGGAAACTACTAGGGTGGACACTCAATCCAAAGAAATCCACGGATGATGATATATCATCCACTATCAACCGTTTGATGTCATCGGATTCAGTTTTGGCGGTTTGTCGGATGGGTCGGGTGAGTTTAATCGGTTATAAATCTATTGCATAAAAAATTGGTTTACACCTTTTAGTTGTAGCAAGAGATCAAAAGTCTCAGACTTTTTACAATTgattcagaaaaataaattctaaacGTACCTACATTTGTACGATGTCCAGATATATTCTATTTAAATATtggtattattataattaaaaaattgtaaaagtaaacctatataatttttttatttaaataattattattattattttaatctaAAAATTAATTTACAATCCTATTATGTACGGATAGATTCTATTTAAAAGTTAATGACAATTTTATACATTTGAGAGTGGTGTTGTTATGAGTGCtgaaattttagttttttagttCAATTTGTAACATCATTGAAAGTTGAGTAGAAAAAAACTAGTTAGTCTACATTACAGATACACATGCAGTTAAAAATTAAGAGATGGAAAAAAGTGAAGAGATGGAAAAAAGTACGTTGGAGATAGATGGAGAGAAGTAGcgtcagagagagagagaggaagagtGGTGACTGAGTGTGATATGAAAATgtgaaaaaaatatatcaaaattacTCTTTCATCGAAACTGCCAAGCTTGGGAGAAAAAAGTTGGATTTTattcttattaaaaaataagACTATCAGTCTACAATTGTAGTCTAAAAAGCTGAGCCTATCACTCTATGATATGGTTCTACAAGTTAGTAACTCTGTACAAACAGAATAGGGGACATTGAAAGACACTACATTACTCatcactgtttttttttttttttcatataatttttttttctataaattaatttacatattttattataaaaccgCTAACATAGTGTGttgaatgagtttttttttttttcatgttagCACACAATAAAAACATTGTCAAATAAAAGAAATATGACATGAAAAACAGATATTAATAGAGGTGTAATCGGCTTAGACTgatttttgatttaaaaataaataaatcaatgatatttttatcggtttggtttaatttgatttaatttgtaatattttttaaagaagaaaCTAAATCaaactatttaatttattttggtttGATTGATTGGTTTacgatatttttttcaaatattatattttttaatgtatttttttttattgtgttttttaGGATGCGTTTGATTTGTAAAATGAAAAGTACTGGACAAAACAGTACTAGACAGTACAGAACAGTACAAGACAGTTTTATGTATTGTACTGTGTTTGATGATTAATGCACTGGAcaatttttttctcaattttcttaataatatgattttttttctcaATTATGCATCAGAGAAAATAATATGAtttttactataatattatttattgatatataaaatattaatatttatgaattaaaatattaaataataaaaaggagGAAAAAAGGATAAAGAGATAAATGTTTTTactctattttaatatatttatgaaGCAGATAAAATAATTTAAGTTTTACTATAATACTTTTTATtgttatataaaatattgatatttatgattcaaaatattaaataatgggaagaaaagaaaaatgacaaataataatttttttctctatgtttgaTATGTCGATGAAccgaataaaaataatataatgttATTATAACATTattgatttataaaatattattattatatttatgaattaaaatattaaataatgagaaagagggtgaaaaaaaagatattttgatgtttttttataatttgtaccTGGGACAAAAAGTT
This genomic window contains:
- the LOC131623038 gene encoding uncharacterized protein LOC131623038 produces the protein MSEEFQNNYRDSGHKKSFNDPMHYDRDHHYADNRYLSNQTPTYYADDDRHLRHRTLTRYSSKRHLTNQRPKHHAEKRHVQHKMPEEYADKKYLPHQTPEDFSDKSHSPYQMPEDYAANKGLPYKTPDRYAGKRHLLHRRLSRADKRHLPHQTQEDFIDKKCLQHQAIEDFADKRHLPLQKPEDYAANKCLPHKTSDHYADKRNLPQQMREPCADKRYPPCQTSKHYADKRHLPRQTLEHYSDKRHLPHHKPKDYADNKGLPHSMPNYYADKRNLPQQTPEIYADKKYLPHQMPEPTIRTAASVRSPQSSFVYCNICNVNFGRMNFKEHNNGRRHQMLLALRELSMKQKTSNGQESRQIPNSSRVNPTVQPKEVSKSKKIGHSVESVSCEAPSIRYKEVPAEGSKRKFRDNSGTKDCGLKVENVSHEAASFKQKKVPAESSKRILKDNTDAKDHGFKHEIGGATGGKYMKMNNGIRRPMKSSKPEVNGQSNSVKSQVSELTSASGHLASRKIAPVLGKGSSFKVQSQHVSCSLTQKSKGKEHLKFQNTTMEKNDQSHSTPVQLNASAVGSSFEPPIQIDPQLKIKGKEHHEVQMSESNVRNEIQNHIVHPNDQQPSISIELQDPAGSMTNNQTEGVDSDSAANDVVLEPHASPPPDASVSNFEPQTEHDLHTEIEPQVSDAVAYCQSQHPSESSAETETADESSQAEMEMEIIQLPQESVCLKCGNKGFEETLVYCNKCEYYALHRYCLDGPVVFTDEVIWFCEDCEAEVVDEDYPDSEIVDSENDEVDSIEDYDQGTTDSEKVGEFDSNEDCDQDTTDSEKGEVDSRYGCSNSVDPLPIVDPIWRGSLQLINRSFELMSHLSTLACPKVLEEARHLPNVFYADLVQRSAVWPQSFKKYGTNNQSIGLYFFPKNERVERYFDQLVHEMISNDLAIRARVAEAELLIFSSTMLPSQYRRFQSKYYLWGIFRRKLTSS